In Corylus avellana chromosome ca2, CavTom2PMs-1.0, the following proteins share a genomic window:
- the LOC132172901 gene encoding uncharacterized protein LOC132172901 isoform X4, whose product MSYIPPHKRQSKDSNRPSPIPESFPPDFRRNLDLRSSKSVRDRSGKITYAERAVSTWFAVGLDDDNHFPSSVQLEPVSMESIERRTGEKPLALANRNLGKVADAQVGGDCVTKPWVSIADNVLPNLLSSFENVRNEAVRQKLENVKPTLVARFGNILFHGSPSINQETTAIDLAAETTLRTLKRTFYTNLPNSDIEKMMGEVAGKIEVDFEEEKDLYHVKLSDATQPDSTLSCKCRVMKEHKKLQLYQVELNAVRHMVVDISCLDKSLDLRLMLYNKGVLTSLTDDELENIRNLINSAVLDPDVKGGLRWPLGYASSGNRYCVVGVWHTINKAYKSPSMRLKVREADRFDFKTSTGEASREINLKVKSVISLLQAVEITSVSEMLKDTLRLIWNLIP is encoded by the exons ATGTCTTACATTCCCCCACACAAGCGGCAGTCCAAGGACTCCAACAGGCCCTCACCAATACCAGAATCTTTTCCTCCTGATTTCAGGAGAAATCTTGATTTGAGGTCATCCAAATCTGTTAGAGATAGAAGCGGAAAGATTACCTATGCTGAACGGGCTGTATCCACTTGGTTTGCAGTTGGTTTGGATGACGATAACCACTTTCCATCTTCCGTGCAGCTTGAGCCGGTTTCCATGGAGTCTATTGAGAGAAGAACCGGGGAAAAACCCCTTGCTTTGGCGAACCGGAATCTGGGTAAAG TTGCGGATGCGCAAGTCGGAGGAGATTGTGTGACGAAGCCGTGGGTGTCTATTGCAGACAATGTCCTGCCGAACCTGCTTTCCTCTTTTGAGAATGTGCGGAATGAAGCTGTTCGCCAAAAGTTGGAAAACGTTAAGCCGACGCTGGTTGCTAGATTTGGGAATATTCTTTTTCATGg AAGCCCTTCAATCAACCAGGAAACTACCGCAATAGATTTGGCTGCAGAAACCACATTGAGAACATTGAAAAGAACATTTTACACAAATCTTCCTAATTCAGACATAGAAAAAATGATGGGGGAAGTTGCTGGAAAGATTGAAGTTGATTTTGAAGAGGAGAAAGATTTATACCATGTAAAG TTGTCTGATGCCACACAACCAGATTCAACTCTTTCTTGCAAATGTAGGGTGATGAAAGAACATAAAAAGCTTCAGCTTTATCAG GTTGAACTAAACGCGGTGCGTCACATGGTCGTGGACATATCGTGCCTTGATAAAAGTTTAGACCTAAGGCTGATGCTATACAACAAGGGCGTCTTAACATCTCTCACT GATGATGAGCTGGAAAACATTAGAAATCTGATTAATTCTGCAGTTCTAGATCCAGATGTGAAGGGTGGGTTGAGATGGCCGCTGGGTTATGCGTCTTCTGGAAACAGATATTGTGTGGTGGGGGTTTGGCACACAATAAATAAAGCCTATAAAAGTCCATCAATGAGGCTGAAGGTGAGAGAGGCTGATcgatttgattttaaaacttcaaCTGGGGAAGCTTCAAGGGAGATAAATTTGAAGGTGAAAAGTGTCATCTCGTTATTACAG GCAGTTGAGATTACTTCGGTTTCGGAGATGCTTAAAGACACGCTAAGGTTGATATGGAATCTCATACCGTGA
- the LOC132172901 gene encoding uncharacterized protein LOC132172901 isoform X3 yields the protein MSYIPPHKRQSKDSNRPSPIPESFPPDFRRNLDLRSSKSVRDRSGKITYAERAVSTWFAVGLDDDNHFPSSVQLEPVSMESIERRTGEKPLALANRNLGKVADAQVGGDCVTKPWVSIADNVLPNLLSSFENVRNEAVRQKLENVKPTLVARFGNILFHGPSINQETTAIDLAAETTLRTLKRTFYTNLPNSDIEKMLGEVAGKIEVDFEEEKDLYHVKLSDATQPDSTLSCKCRVMKEHKKLQLYKVELNPVRHMVVDISCLDKSLDLRLMLYNKGVLTSLTDDELENIRNLINSAVLDPDVKGGLRWPLGYASSGNRYCVVGVWHTIAKAYKSPSMRLKVREADRFDFKTSIGEASREINLKVKSVISLLQEQAVEITSVSEMLKDTLRLIWNLMP from the exons ATGTCTTACATTCCCCCACACAAGCGGCAGTCCAAGGACTCCAACAGGCCCTCACCAATACCAGAATCTTTTCCTCCTGATTTCAGGAGAAATCTTGATTTGAGGTCATCCAAATCTGTTAGAGATAGAAGCGGAAAGATTACCTATGCTGAACGGGCTGTATCCACTTGGTTTGCAGTTGGTTTGGATGACGATAACCACTTTCCATCTTCCGTGCAGCTTGAGCCGGTTTCCATGGAGTCTATTGAGAGAAGAACCGGGGAAAAACCCCTTGCTTTGGCGAACCGGAATCTGGGTAAAG TTGCGGATGCGCAAGTCGGAGGAGATTGTGTGACGAAGCCGTGGGTGTCTATTGCAGACAATGTCCTGCCGAACCTGCTTTCCTCTTTTGAGAATGTGCGGAATGAAGCTGTTCGCCAAAAGTTGGAAAACGTTAAGCCGACGCTGGTTGCTAGATTTGGGAATATTCTTTTTCATGg CCCTTCAATCAACCAGGAGACTACCGCAATAGATTTGGCTGCAGAAACCACATTGAGAACATTGAAAAGAACATTTTACACAAATCTTCCTAATTCAGACATAGAAAAAATGCTGGGGGAAGTTGCTGGAAAGATTGAAGTTGATTTTGAAGAGGAGAAAGATTTATACCATGTAAAG TTGTCTGATGCTACACAACCAGATTCAACTCTTTCTTGCAAATGTAGGGTGATGAAAGAACATAAAAAGCTTCAGCTTTATAAG GTTGAACTAAACCCGGTGCGTCACATGGTTGTGGACATATCGTGCCTTGATAAAAGTTTAGACCTGAGGCTGATGCTATACAACAAGGGCGTCTTAACATCTCTCACT GATGATGAGCTGGAAAACATTAGAAATCTGATTAATTCTGCAGTTCTAGATCCAGATGTGAAGGGTGGGTTGAGATGGCCGCTGGGTTATGCGTCTTCTGGAAACAGATATTGTGTGGTGGGGGTTTGGCACACAATAGCTAAAGCCTATAAAAGTCCATCAATGAGGCTGAAGGTGAGAGAGGCTGATcgatttgattttaaaacttcaaTTGGGGAAGCTTCAAGGGAGATAAATTTGAAGGTGAAAAGTGTCATCTCGTTATTACAG GAACAGGCAGTTGAGATTACTTCGGTTTCAGAGATGCTTAAAGACAcattaaggttgatttggaaTCTGATGCCGTGA
- the LOC132172901 gene encoding uncharacterized protein LOC132172901 isoform X1 — protein sequence MSYIPPHKRQSKDSNRPSPIPESFPPDFRRNLDLRSSKSVRDRSGKITYAERAVSTWFAVGLDDDNHFPSSVQLEPVSMESIERRTGEKPLALANRNLGKVADAQVGGDCVTKPWVSIADNVLPNLLSSFENVRNEAVRQKLENVKPTLVARFGNILFHGSPSINQETTAIDLAAETTLRTLKRTFYTNLPNSDIEKMMGEVAGKIEVDFEEEKDLYHVKLSDATQPDSTLSCKCRVMKEHKKLQLYQVELNAVRHMVVDISCLDKSLDLRLMLYNKGVLTSLTDDELENIRNLINSAVLDPDVKGGLRWPLGYASSGNRYCVVGVWHTINKAYKSPSMRLKVREADRFDFKTSTGEASREINLKVKSVISLLQEQAVEITSVSEMLKDTLRLIWNLIP from the exons ATGTCTTACATTCCCCCACACAAGCGGCAGTCCAAGGACTCCAACAGGCCCTCACCAATACCAGAATCTTTTCCTCCTGATTTCAGGAGAAATCTTGATTTGAGGTCATCCAAATCTGTTAGAGATAGAAGCGGAAAGATTACCTATGCTGAACGGGCTGTATCCACTTGGTTTGCAGTTGGTTTGGATGACGATAACCACTTTCCATCTTCCGTGCAGCTTGAGCCGGTTTCCATGGAGTCTATTGAGAGAAGAACCGGGGAAAAACCCCTTGCTTTGGCGAACCGGAATCTGGGTAAAG TTGCGGATGCGCAAGTCGGAGGAGATTGTGTGACGAAGCCGTGGGTGTCTATTGCAGACAATGTCCTGCCGAACCTGCTTTCCTCTTTTGAGAATGTGCGGAATGAAGCTGTTCGCCAAAAGTTGGAAAACGTTAAGCCGACGCTGGTTGCTAGATTTGGGAATATTCTTTTTCATGg AAGCCCTTCAATCAACCAGGAAACTACCGCAATAGATTTGGCTGCAGAAACCACATTGAGAACATTGAAAAGAACATTTTACACAAATCTTCCTAATTCAGACATAGAAAAAATGATGGGGGAAGTTGCTGGAAAGATTGAAGTTGATTTTGAAGAGGAGAAAGATTTATACCATGTAAAG TTGTCTGATGCCACACAACCAGATTCAACTCTTTCTTGCAAATGTAGGGTGATGAAAGAACATAAAAAGCTTCAGCTTTATCAG GTTGAACTAAACGCGGTGCGTCACATGGTCGTGGACATATCGTGCCTTGATAAAAGTTTAGACCTAAGGCTGATGCTATACAACAAGGGCGTCTTAACATCTCTCACT GATGATGAGCTGGAAAACATTAGAAATCTGATTAATTCTGCAGTTCTAGATCCAGATGTGAAGGGTGGGTTGAGATGGCCGCTGGGTTATGCGTCTTCTGGAAACAGATATTGTGTGGTGGGGGTTTGGCACACAATAAATAAAGCCTATAAAAGTCCATCAATGAGGCTGAAGGTGAGAGAGGCTGATcgatttgattttaaaacttcaaCTGGGGAAGCTTCAAGGGAGATAAATTTGAAGGTGAAAAGTGTCATCTCGTTATTACAG GAACAGGCAGTTGAGATTACTTCGGTTTCGGAGATGCTTAAAGACACGCTAAGGTTGATATGGAATCTCATACCGTGA
- the LOC132170943 gene encoding uncharacterized protein LOC132170943 produces MSYIPPHKRQSKDSDRPSPIPESFPPDFRRNLDLKSSKSVRDRSRKIAYAERGVSTWFAVGLDDDNHFPSSVQLEPVSMDFIERRNGRKPLALANRNLGKVEDAQGGGDCVTKPWVSIADNVLPNLLSSFENVRNEAVRRKLENVKPTLVARFGNILFHGSPSITQATTAIDLAAETTLQRTFYTNLPNSDIEKIVGEVAGKIEVDFEEEKDLYRVKLSDATQRDSTLSCKCRVMKEHKKLQLYKVEVNPVRHMVVDISCLDKSLDLRLMLYHKGVLTALTDDEMENIRNLINSAVLDPDVKGGLRWPLGYASSGNRYCVVGVSHTITKAYKNPSMTLKVREAARFNFKTSTGEASREINLKVKSVISLLQEQAVEITSVSEMLKDTLRLIWNLMP; encoded by the exons ATGTCTTACATTCCTCCACACAAGCGGCAGTCCAAGGACTCCGACAGGCCCTCACCAATACCAGAATCTTTTCCTCCTGATTTCAGGAGAAATCTTGATTTGAAGTCATCCAAATCTGTTAGAGATAGAAGCCGAAAGATTGCCTATGCTGAACGGGGTGTATCCACTTGGTTTGCAGTTGGTTTGGATGACGATAACCACTTTCCATCTTCCGTGCAGCTTGAGCCGGTTTCCATGGATTTTATTGAGAGAAGAAACGGGCGGAAACCCCTTGCTTTGGCGAACCGGAATCTGGGTAAAG TTGAGGATGCGCAAGGCGGAGGAGATTGTGTGACGAAGCCGTGGGTGTCTATTGCAGACAATGTCCTGCCGAACCTGCTTTCCTCTTTTGAGAATGTGCGGAATGAAGCTGTTCGCCGAAAGTTGGAAAACGTTAAGCCAACGCTGGTTGCTAGATTTGGGAATATTCTTTTTCATGG AAGCCCTTCAATCACCCAGGCAACTACCGCAATAGATTTGGCTGCAGAAACCACATTGCAAAGAACATTTTACACAAATCTTCCTAATTCAGACATAGAAAAAATCGTGGGGGAAGTTGCTGGAAAGATTGAAGTTGATTTTGAAGAGGAGAAAGATTTATACCGTGTAAAG TTGTCTGATGCCACACAACGAGATTCAACTCTTTCTTGCAAATGTAGGGTGATGAAAGAACATAAAAAGCTTCAGCTTTATAAG GTTGAAGTAAACCCGGTGCGTCACATGGTTGTGGACATTTCGTGCCTTGATAAAAGTTTAGACCTAAGGCTGATGCTATACCACAAGGGCGTCTTAACAGCTCTCACT GATGATGAGATGGAAAACATTAGAAATTTGATTAATTCTGCAGTTCTAGATCCAGATGTGAAGGGTGGGTTGAGATGGCCCCTGGGTTATGCGTCTTCTGGAAACAGATATTGTGTGGTGGGGGTTTCGCACACAATAACTAAAGCCTATAAAAATCCATCAATGACGCTGAAGGTGAGAGAGGCTGCtcgatttaattttaaaacttcaacTGGGGAAGCTTCAAGGGAGATAAATTTGAAGGTTAAAAGTGTCATCTCGTTATTACAG GAACAGGCAGTTGAGATTACTTCAGTTTCGGAGATGCTTAAAGACACCCTAAGGCTAATATGGAATCTCATGCCATGA
- the LOC132172830 gene encoding uncharacterized protein LOC132172830, whose translation MSYIPPHRRQSKDSDRPSPIPESFPPDFRRNLDLRSSKSVRDRSRKIAYAEQGVSTWFAVGLDDDNHFPSSVQLEPVSMDFIERRHGRKPLALVNRNLGKVEDAQIGGDCVTKPWVSIADNVLPNLLSSFENVRNEAVRQKLENVKPTLVARFGNILFHGSPSITQETTAIDLAAETTLQRTFYTNLPNSDVEKIMGEVAGKIEVDFEEEKDLYRVKLSDATHPYSTLSCKCRVMKEHKKLQLYKASFSLKSMHISGFG comes from the exons ATGTCTTACATTCCCCCACACAGGCGGCAGTCCAAGGACTCCGACAGGCCCTCACCAATACCAGAATCTTTTCCTCCTGATTTCAGGAGAAATCTTGATTTGAGGTCATCCAAATCTGTTAGAGATAGAAGCAGAAAGATTGCCTATGCTGAACAGGGTGTATCCACTTGGTTTGCAGTTGGTTTGGATGACGATAACCACTTTCCATCTTCCGTGCAGCTTGAGCCGGTTTCCATGGATTTTATTGAGAGAAGACACGGGCGGAAACCCCTTGCTTTGGTGAACCGGAATCTGGGTAAAG TTGAGGATGCGCAAATCGGAGGAGATTGTGTGACGAAGCCGTGGGTGTCTATTGCAGACAATGTCCTGCCGAACCTGCTTTCCTCTTTTGAGAATGTGCGGAATGAAGCTGTTCGCCAAAAGTTGGAAAACGTTAAGCCAACGCTGGTTGCTAGATTTGGGAATATTCTTTTTCATGG AAGCCCTTCAATCACCCAGGAAACTACCGCAATAGATTTGGCTGCAGAAACCACATTGCAAAGAACATTTTACACAAATCTTCCTAATTCAGACGTAGAAAAAATCATGGGGGAAGTTGCTGGAAAGATTGAAGTTGATTTTGAAGAGGAGAAAGATTTATACCGTGTAAAG TTGTCTGATGCCACACATCCATATTCAACTCTTTCGTGCAAATGTAGGGTGATGAAAGAACATAAAAAGCTTCAGCTTTATAAGGCAAGTTTCAGCTTAAAGTCAATGCACATTTCTGGTTTTGGTTAG
- the LOC132169021 gene encoding cysteine-rich receptor-like protein kinase 3, which yields MDSVVKPLFAILIAIITLMLIILLIKYLTKKKPHKAVQSKVNATTWSGLYTFSKAEIENALNFGNEKICLWWGSAGRVYKGVLPSGQVVAIKHINKSNISDSFKREVDNLSRVRHPNLVCLFGCCVEDGEQYLVYEYCPAGNLAQHLLRKDTLLTWDIRVRILRDCALALRYLHHYIDGCIVHRDIKIHALLFLTNILLSDKLEPKLSDFGLARLLGMEETKVFTDVRGTIGYMDPEYMSNAKLTCASDIYSFGIVALQLLSGRKVIELDLDARDQLTRMARDVHMGNRLLSDFEDPRLGGDFNKADFKSILQIAVLCVANTSRGRPNIENVFGEMDTAWKNTDTYKLDEIDG from the exons ATGG ATTCAGTGGTAAAACCTCTATTTGCAATCTTGATAGCGATCATCACATTAATGCTGATTATTTTGCTGATAAAATATTTGACCAAGAAGAAGCCTCATAAAGCAGTTCAATCGAAAGTGAATGCAACTACTTGGTCTGGCCTCTATACATTCTCAAAGGCGGAGATCGAGAATGCCTTAAATTTTGGCAATGAAAAAATATGCCTTTGGTGGGGAAGTGCTGGCCGTGTCTATAAAGGTGTTCTTCCCAGTGGGCAAGTGGTGGCCATCAAGCACATAAATAAGAGCAACATCTCCGATTCGTTTAAAAGGGAAGTTGACAATCTTTCAAGGGTTCGGCATCCAAACCTAGTTTGTCTCTTTGGTTGCTGCGTCGAAGATGGCGAGCAATATCTTGTGTATGAATATTGTCCAGCAGGCAACTTAGCTCAACATCTCTTAA GAAAAGATACCCTTTTAACATGGGATATAAGAGTTAGGATTTTAAGAGATTGTGCGCTTGCACTGAGGTATCTTCACCATTACATAGATGGCTGCATTGTTCACAGAGATATTAAGATACATGCTCTTCTTTTC CTTACGAACATCCTTTTGAGTGACAAGTTGGAACCCAAGCTATctgattttggtttggcaagACTGTTGGGGATGGAAGAGACCAAAGTATTCACTGATGTGAGAGGAACTATAGGCTATATGGATCCAGAATACATGAGCAATGCCAAATTAACATGTGCTAGTGACATTTATAGTTTTGGCATTGTTGCTCTACAACTTTTATCAGGACGAAAAGTAATCGAATTAGATCTTGATGCAAGAGATCAACTGACAAGAATG GCAAGGGACGTGCATATGGGAAATCGTCTCTTATCGGATTTTGAAGACCCAAGGTTAGGTGGAGATTTCAACAAAGCGGACTTCAAATCCATCTTACAAATTGCTGTCCTCTGTGTTGCCAACACAAGTAGAGGACGCCCAAACATTGAGAACGTGTTTGGTGAAATGGATACGGCCTGGAAAAACACTGATACTTACAAG TTAGATGAAATAGACGgctga
- the LOC132172901 gene encoding uncharacterized protein LOC132172901 isoform X2: MSYIPPHKRQSKDSNRPSPIPESFPPDFRRNLDLRSSKSVRDRSGKITYAERAVSTWFAVGLDDDNHFPSSVQLEPVSMESIERRTGEKPLALANRNLGKVADAQVGGDCVTKPWVSIADNVLPNLLSSFENVRNEAVRQKLENVKPTLVARFGNILFHGSPSINQETTAIDLAAETTLRTLKRTFYTNLPNSDIEKMLGEVAGKIEVDFEEEKDLYHVKLSDATQPDSTLSCKCRVMKEHKKLQLYKVELNPVRHMVVDISCLDKSLDLRLMLYNKGVLTSLTDDELENIRNLINSAVLDPDVKGGLRWPLGYASSGNRYCVVGVWHTIAKAYKSPSMRLKVREADRFDFKTSIGEASREINLKVKSVISLLQEQAVEITSVSEMLKDTLRLIWNLMP, encoded by the exons ATGTCTTACATTCCCCCACACAAGCGGCAGTCCAAGGACTCCAACAGGCCCTCACCAATACCAGAATCTTTTCCTCCTGATTTCAGGAGAAATCTTGATTTGAGGTCATCCAAATCTGTTAGAGATAGAAGCGGAAAGATTACCTATGCTGAACGGGCTGTATCCACTTGGTTTGCAGTTGGTTTGGATGACGATAACCACTTTCCATCTTCCGTGCAGCTTGAGCCGGTTTCCATGGAGTCTATTGAGAGAAGAACCGGGGAAAAACCCCTTGCTTTGGCGAACCGGAATCTGGGTAAAG TTGCGGATGCGCAAGTCGGAGGAGATTGTGTGACGAAGCCGTGGGTGTCTATTGCAGACAATGTCCTGCCGAACCTGCTTTCCTCTTTTGAGAATGTGCGGAATGAAGCTGTTCGCCAAAAGTTGGAAAACGTTAAGCCGACGCTGGTTGCTAGATTTGGGAATATTCTTTTTCATGg AAGCCCTTCAATCAACCAGGAGACTACCGCAATAGATTTGGCTGCAGAAACCACATTGAGAACATTGAAAAGAACATTTTACACAAATCTTCCTAATTCAGACATAGAAAAAATGCTGGGGGAAGTTGCTGGAAAGATTGAAGTTGATTTTGAAGAGGAGAAAGATTTATACCATGTAAAG TTGTCTGATGCTACACAACCAGATTCAACTCTTTCTTGCAAATGTAGGGTGATGAAAGAACATAAAAAGCTTCAGCTTTATAAG GTTGAACTAAACCCGGTGCGTCACATGGTTGTGGACATATCGTGCCTTGATAAAAGTTTAGACCTGAGGCTGATGCTATACAACAAGGGCGTCTTAACATCTCTCACT GATGATGAGCTGGAAAACATTAGAAATCTGATTAATTCTGCAGTTCTAGATCCAGATGTGAAGGGTGGGTTGAGATGGCCGCTGGGTTATGCGTCTTCTGGAAACAGATATTGTGTGGTGGGGGTTTGGCACACAATAGCTAAAGCCTATAAAAGTCCATCAATGAGGCTGAAGGTGAGAGAGGCTGATcgatttgattttaaaacttcaaTTGGGGAAGCTTCAAGGGAGATAAATTTGAAGGTGAAAAGTGTCATCTCGTTATTACAG GAACAGGCAGTTGAGATTACTTCGGTTTCAGAGATGCTTAAAGACAcattaaggttgatttggaaTCTGATGCCGTGA
- the LOC132169022 gene encoding probable serine/threonine-protein kinase PBL28 produces MWLKVKGFVAQVKQWWHSYVFHGTPSFVFACKLKALKLNLKIWNEEVFGNIDRNKMMLLEELQLLDVNEESRALEEGEVMRKVEVVRELENCMLMKEKKPHKAVQSKVNATTWSGLYTFSKAEIENALNFGNEKICLWWGSAGRVYKGVLPSGQVVAIKHINKSNISDSFKREVDNLSRVRHPNLVCLFGCCVEDGEQYLVYEYCPAGNLAQHLLRKDTLLTWDIRVRILRDCALALRYLHHYIDGCIVHRDIKLTNILLSDKLEPKLSDFGLARLLGMEETKVFTDVRGTIGYMDPEYMSNAKLTCASDIYSFGIVALQLLSGRKVIELDLDARDQLTRMQFGQII; encoded by the exons atgtggcttaaagtgAAAGGTTTTGTGGCCcaagtgaaacaatggtggcACTCCTATGTGTTTCATGGTACACCgagttttgtttttgcttgcaAGCTCAAGGCCCTGAAGTTGAATTTGAAGAtttggaatgaggaggtgttcgGCAACATTGATAGGAATAAGATGATGCTTCTTGAAGAGCTTCAGTTGTTGGACGTGAATgaagaaagtagggctttgGAGGAGGGGGAGGTTATGAGGAAGGTGGAAGTGGTTCGAGAGCTAGAGAATTGCATGCTTATGaaggag AAGAAGCCTCATAAAGCAGTTCAATCGAAAGTGAATGCAACTACTTGGTCTGGCCTCTATACATTCTCAAAGGCGGAGATCGAGAATGCCTTAAATTTTGGCAATGAAAAAATATGCCTTTGGTGGGGAAGTGCTGGCCGTGTCTATAAAGGTGTTCTTCCCAGTGGGCAAGTGGTGGCCATCAAGCACATAAATAAGAGCAACATCTCCGATTCGTTTAAAAGGGAAGTTGACAATCTTTCAAGGGTTCGGCATCCAAACCTAGTTTGTCTCTTTGGTTGCTGCGTCGAAGATGGCGAGCAATATCTTGTGTATGAATATTGTCCAGCAGGCAACTTAGCTCAACATCTCTTAA GAAAAGATACCCTTTTAACATGGGATATAAGAGTTAGGATTTTAAGAGATTGTGCGCTTGCACTGAGGTATCTTCACCATTACATAGATGGCTGCATTGTTCACAGAGATATTAAG CTTACGAACATCCTTTTGAGTGACAAGTTGGAACCCAAGCTATctgattttggtttggcaagACTGTTGGGGATGGAAGAGACCAAAGTATTCACTGATGTGAGAGGAACTATAGGCTATATGGATCCAGAATACATGAGCAATGCCAAATTAACATGTGCTAGTGACATTTATAGTTTTGGCATTGTTGCTCTACAACTTCTATCAGGACGAAAAGTAATCGAATTAGATCTTGATGCTAGAGATCAACTGACAAGAATG CAATTTGGACAgataatatga